A genomic region of Arachis hypogaea cultivar Tifrunner chromosome 5, arahy.Tifrunner.gnm2.J5K5, whole genome shotgun sequence contains the following coding sequences:
- the LOC112804003 gene encoding uncharacterized protein, with amino-acid sequence MVSSISSSSRKSTADPASWYCSIVLLSLILLASIKEAYEYDDDNSAATAAAVTGQRSNLRVRPCDEIYVVGEGETLHTISDKCSDPFIVERNPHIHDPDDVFPGLVIKITPNFIN; translated from the coding sequence ATGGTTTCTTCTATTTCCTCATCATCAAGAAAATCCACAGCGGATCCGGCATCATGGTACTGTTCCATAGTCCTGTTGTCTCTCATACTCTTGGCCTCCATAAAGGAGGCCTATGAATATGACGACGACAACTCGGCCGCCACGGCTGCGGCCGTGACGGGGCAGAGGAGCAACCTCCGTGTACGGCCGTGCGACGAGATATACGTGGTGGGAGAAGGAGAGACACTTCACACCATAAGTGACAAGTGCAGTGATCCATTCATCGTTGAACGCAACCCTCATATTCATGATCCTGATGATGTCTTTCCTGGCCTTGTCATCAAAATCACacccaattttattaattaa
- the LOC112802775 gene encoding L-idonate 5-dehydrogenase, whose product MMIINTEMSQSEDEEINMAAWILGVKNLSIQPYPLPSLGPHDVKIRIKAVGICGSDVHYYKTMRCANFIANKPMVLGHECAGIIQELGTQVQSLAVGDRVALEPGISCQTCNFCKGGRYNLCRRMKFFGSASTHTHGSLANMVVHPANLCFKLPDNVSLEEGAMIEPLSVGVHACRRANISPDTNVLIIGAGPIGLVVSLAARAFGSPRIVMVDVDNTRLSIAKDLGADETILVSTSIQDMEKEVVQIQNAMRSKIHVSFDCVGYNKTMSTSLNVSTSGGKVCLIGLAQTEMTVPLTPAAAREVDVIGIFRYRNTWPLCIELLRTGKIDIKPLISHRFGFSQKELEEAFETSAQGGNAIKIMFNL is encoded by the exons ATGATGATAATTAACACAGAAATGTCACAAAGTGAAGatgaagagatcaacatggcagCTTGGATtcttggtgttaaaaatctatcAATTCAACCATATCCACTTCCTTCTTTAG GTCCCCATGAtgttaaaattagaattaaagctgTTGGTATTTGTGGAAGTGATGTTCATTACTATAAG ACTATGAGATGTGCAAATTTTATTGCCAACAAGCCTATGGTACTGGGGCATGAATGTGCTGGAATCATTCAAGAACTTGGCACTCAAGTTCAATCTCTTGCAGTAGGGGACAGGGTAGCCTTAGAGCCTGGAATCAGTTGCCAAACATGCAATTTCTGCAAAG GTGGCCGCTACAATCTCTGTCGCCGCATGAAATTTTTTGGATCAGCATCAACTCACACTCACGGTTCTCTTGCCAATATG GTGGTGCATCCTGCCAATCTGTGTTTCAAGCTACCTGATAATGTGAGCTTGGAGGAAGGAGCCATGATTGAGCCACTCAGTGTAGGAGTGCATGCCTGTCGTCGCGCGAATATTAGTCCAGACACAAATGTACTGATCATAGGAGCAGGACCAATTGGCCTTGTAGTATCACTTGCTGCTAGGGCATTTGGATCACCAAGAATTGTGATGGTTGATGTTGATAACACTCGTTTATCAATTGCAAAAGATCTTGGTGCAGATGAGACTATTCTAGTTTCAACTAGTATCCAG GACATGgagaaagaagtggtgcaaatcCAGAATGCCATGAGGTCTAAGATTCATGTGAGTTTTGACTGTGTTGGCTACAATAAAACCATGTCCACATCACTCAATGTCAGCACCTCTGGTGGCAAAGTTTGCCTCATTGGATTAGCTCAAACTGAGATGACAGTTCCCCTTACTCCGGCCGCAGCCAG GGAGGTTGATGTAATTGGAATATTCAGATACAGAAACACTTGGCCCCTATGCATTGAGCTATTAAGAACTGGGAAGATTGACATCAAGCCATTGATAAGTCACAGGTTTGGATTCTCACAGAAAGAGTTGGAAGAAGCCTTTGAAACCAGTGCTCAAGGAGGAAATGCTATTAAGATCATGTTCAATCTCTAG
- the LOC112802776 gene encoding sorbitol dehydrogenase isoform X1, whose protein sequence is MGKGGMSVDDDHGEEQNLAAWLVAINTLKIQPFNLPPLGPHDVRVRMKAVGICGSDVHYLKTLRCAHFVVEEPMVIGHECAGIIEEVGSEVKALVPGDRVAIEPGISCWRCDHCKQGRYNLCPDMKFFATPPVHGSLANQIVHPADLCFKLPDNVSLEEGAMCEPLSVGVHACRRAEIGPETKVLIMGAGPIGLVTMLAARAFGAPRIVIVDVDDHRLSVAKSLGADDIVKVSTNSQDVPGEVEQIHKAMGADVDVTFDCAGFNKTMTTALSATKPGGKVCLVGMGHSEMTVPLTPAAAREVDVIGIFRYKNTWPLCLEFLRSGKIDVKPLITHRYGFSQKEVEEAFETSAAGGNAIKVMFNL, encoded by the exons ATGGGGAAAGGAGGGATGTCAGTAGATGATGATCATGGAGAAGAGCAGAACTTGGCTGCTTGGCTTGTTGCCATTAACACACTCAAGATTCAGCCATTCAACCTTCCTCCTCTTG GACCCCATGATGTTAGAGTTAGAATGAAAGCTGTTGGTATATGTGGAAGTGATGTTCACTACCTCAAG ACACTGAGATGTGCACACTTTGTAGTTGAAGAGCCAATGGTGATTGGTCATGAGTGTGCTGGGATCATTGAAGAAGTTGGCAGTGAGGTCAAGGCCTTGGTGCCAGGTGACCGTGTGGCGATTGAGCCAGGAATCAGTTGCTGGCGTTGCGACCACTGCAAGCAGGGTCGCTATAACTTGTGCCCTGATATGAAGTTCTTTGCCACTCCACCAGTTCATGGTTCCCTTGCTAATCAG ATAGTGCACCCTGCAGACCTATGTTTTAAACTACCAGACAATGTAAGCTTAGAGGAGGGGGCAATGTGTGAGCCCTTAAGCGTCGGTGTTCATGCTTGTAGGCGTGCTGAGATTGGCCCAGAAACAAAGGTGTTGATCATGGGAGCTGGACCTATAGGACTTGTTACGATGCTTGCGGCTCGAGCTTTTGGTGCACCTAGGATTGTCATAGTGGATGTCGATGACCATCGTTTATCTGTTGCAAAATCTCTTGGTGCTGATGATATTGTCAAAGTCTCAACAAACTCCCAG GATGTTCCTGGAGAAGTTGAACAGATACATAAGGCTATGGGAGCTGATGTAGATGTTACCTTTGACTGTGCCGGTTTCAACAAAACCATGACTACAGCACTGAGTGCTACTAAGCCAGGTGGCAAAGTTTGCTTAGTGGGAATGGGTCATTCTGAAATGACAGTCCCACTCACCCCAGCCGCTGCAAG GGAAGTTGATGTGATTGGTATATTCCGGTATAAGAACACATGGCCTCTATGTCTTGAGTTTCTAAGGAGTGGCAAAATCGATGTGAAGCCCCTTATAACACACAGGTATGGATTCTCTCAGAAGGAAGTGGAAGAAGCGTTTGAAACAAGTGCTGCTGGTGGTAATGCTATTAAGGTCATGTTCAATCTTTAG
- the LOC112802776 gene encoding sorbitol dehydrogenase isoform X2, with product MMIMEKSRTWLLGLLPLTHSRFSHSTFLLLTLRCAHFVVEEPMVIGHECAGIIEEVGSEVKALVPGDRVAIEPGISCWRCDHCKQGRYNLCPDMKFFATPPVHGSLANQIVHPADLCFKLPDNVSLEEGAMCEPLSVGVHACRRAEIGPETKVLIMGAGPIGLVTMLAARAFGAPRIVIVDVDDHRLSVAKSLGADDIVKVSTNSQDVPGEVEQIHKAMGADVDVTFDCAGFNKTMTTALSATKPGGKVCLVGMGHSEMTVPLTPAAAREVDVIGIFRYKNTWPLCLEFLRSGKIDVKPLITHRYGFSQKEVEEAFETSAAGGNAIKVMFNL from the exons ATGATGATCATGGAGAAGAGCAGAACTTGGCTGCTTGGCTTGTTGCCATTAACACACTCAAGATTCAGCCATTCAACCTTCCTCCTCTTG ACACTGAGATGTGCACACTTTGTAGTTGAAGAGCCAATGGTGATTGGTCATGAGTGTGCTGGGATCATTGAAGAAGTTGGCAGTGAGGTCAAGGCCTTGGTGCCAGGTGACCGTGTGGCGATTGAGCCAGGAATCAGTTGCTGGCGTTGCGACCACTGCAAGCAGGGTCGCTATAACTTGTGCCCTGATATGAAGTTCTTTGCCACTCCACCAGTTCATGGTTCCCTTGCTAATCAG ATAGTGCACCCTGCAGACCTATGTTTTAAACTACCAGACAATGTAAGCTTAGAGGAGGGGGCAATGTGTGAGCCCTTAAGCGTCGGTGTTCATGCTTGTAGGCGTGCTGAGATTGGCCCAGAAACAAAGGTGTTGATCATGGGAGCTGGACCTATAGGACTTGTTACGATGCTTGCGGCTCGAGCTTTTGGTGCACCTAGGATTGTCATAGTGGATGTCGATGACCATCGTTTATCTGTTGCAAAATCTCTTGGTGCTGATGATATTGTCAAAGTCTCAACAAACTCCCAG GATGTTCCTGGAGAAGTTGAACAGATACATAAGGCTATGGGAGCTGATGTAGATGTTACCTTTGACTGTGCCGGTTTCAACAAAACCATGACTACAGCACTGAGTGCTACTAAGCCAGGTGGCAAAGTTTGCTTAGTGGGAATGGGTCATTCTGAAATGACAGTCCCACTCACCCCAGCCGCTGCAAG GGAAGTTGATGTGATTGGTATATTCCGGTATAAGAACACATGGCCTCTATGTCTTGAGTTTCTAAGGAGTGGCAAAATCGATGTGAAGCCCCTTATAACACACAGGTATGGATTCTCTCAGAAGGAAGTGGAAGAAGCGTTTGAAACAAGTGCTGCTGGTGGTAATGCTATTAAGGTCATGTTCAATCTTTAG
- the LOC112802774 gene encoding zinc finger CCCH domain-containing protein 48: MDLDGGNKRVYQRLGGPSGDSKHQKVCYHWQAGKCNRHPCPFLHSELPTPNVNGTSSKRPHGSADNSGFSGHRRNPHFNNTWGRGGGRGGGRGAGGGVVGGDMSVVRKADKVCNYWIQGNCNFGERCKFLHSWNTGDGFSMLTQLEGHQKVVSGIAFPSGSDKLYTGSTDESVRVWDCQSGKCVAVINLGGEVGCMISEGPWVFVGIPNFVKVWNTQNSMELSLNGPVGQVYALVVNNDMLFAGTQDGSILVWKFNVVANCFEPAASLKGHTRGVVSLVVGANRLYSGSMDNTIRVWNLENLECLQTLTDHTSVVMSVLCWEQFLLSCSLDKTVKVWYATESGNLEVTYTHNEEHGIVTLCGMHDAHGKPILLCSCNDNTVRFYDLPSFAERGKIFTKQEVRAIQAGPNGLFFTGDGTGQVKVWNWTPEPIPTIQ; the protein is encoded by the exons ATGGACCTTGATGGGGGCAACAAGCGCGTGTACCAACGATTAGGTGGACCCTCAGGGGACTCGAAGCATCAGAAAGTGTGCTATCACTGGCAAGCTGGCAAGTGCAATCGTCACCCATGCCCTTTTCTTCATAGCGAGTTGCCAACTCCCAATGTTAATGGTACCTCTTCGAAGAGGCCTCATGGTTCTGCTGACAATTCTGGATTTTCGGGACATCGCCGGAACCCTCACTTCAACAACACATGGGGTCGCGGTGGTGGTCGTGGTGGCGGTCGCGGTGCCGGTGGTGGAGTTGTTGGTGGTGACATGAGTGTAGTTAGGAAGGCTGATAAAGTTTGTAATTATTGGATTCAGGGGAATTGTAATTTTGGTGAGAGGTGTAAGTTCCTTCACTCTTGGAATACAGGGGATGGGTTTTCTATGTTGACACAGCTTGAAGGCCATcagaag GTTGTTAGTGGAATTGCCTTTCCTTCTGGCTCGGATAAGCTTTATACTGGAAGTACTGATGAGTCTGTAAGGGTTTGGGACTGCCAGTCTGGAAAG TGTGTAGCTGTGATCAATCTTGGTGGTGAAGTAGGTTGCATGATCAGTGAAGGTCCTTGGGTTTTTGTAGGCATACCTAATTTTGTGAAG GTCTGGAACACACAAAATTCAATGGAACTAAGTCTAAATGGTCCTGTTGGACAAGTTTATGCACTTGTTGTGAATAATGATATGCTCTTTGCTGGTACACAG GATGGATCTATATTGGTATGGAAGTTCAATGTAGTTGCTAACTGCTTTGAGCCAGCTGCATCACTTAAGGGTCACACGCGTGGTGTTGTTTCATTAGTTGTTGGAGCTAATAGACTCTACTCCGGTTCAATGGACAATACAATAAGA GTCTGGAATCTTGAAAATTTAGAGTGTTTACAGACATTAACAGACCACACGTCTGTCGTGATGTCTGTTCTCTGTTGGGAGCAGTTCCTTTTGTCTTGTTCGTTAGACAAAACAGTAAAG GTGTGGTATGCTACTGAAAGTGGAAACTTGGAAGTGACATATACTCACAACGAAGAGCAT GGAATAGTTACTCTCTGTGGAATGCACGATGCACATGGCAAGCCCATTTTGTTGTGCTCTTGCAATGATAATACTGTGCGCTTCTATGACCTGCCATC ATTTGCAGAGAGAGGCAAGATATTTACAAAGCAAGAGGTACGGGCAATTCAGGCAGGGCCTAATGGCTTATTCTTCACTGGTGATGGAACTGGTCAAGTCAAAGTGTGGAATTGGACACCGGAGCCAATACCTACCATTCAATAA